The DNA region AAAAAAATTGTTATTTCACCTTACGATACTCGAGAATTTATAAATCAATATTATCATTTCTAGGGTTTTCGGCATTTTGAAAAAATCCCATTCAGTTATTGAATGGGATTTTTTATGTTACTATATTTTTATAAAAATACCCTATTTGAGGTATTGCACATTTTTTTTCGTTCGTCTACTTTTGCTTCAGTAACCAAAACCAACTATTCTTTTACGGCTGTGGTACCCAGCTTTTTAAGAAAAATTGGTATAGCCGTTTGCTAACTCAATATAAACCCAAAAAACAATCAAAATGAACTCTAAACCCTTTCTAATTTTTAGTATTGTAATACTATTTTTTGTAATGCGTGCGTCTGCGCAATCAAATCCATTTTATGGTGGATATATTCGAATTGGATTGAATTCTCTAGGTGGTAAGCCCAATAATGAATTAAGCATGTATGATAACTTAATGAGTGGAAAGACTGGAATGAAAAATGGATATGCATTTGAATTTGGTCGTATTTTTTATTTTAATAAAGAAAGTCATTTTCCTATTAAATTTGGATTAGATTGGACATATTTAAGTGCTACTTATAATAAAATTAAATGGGAAGACTATGTAAAATCTAAAAATGATCCGAATGCTGAGTTGGGTGGAAATGGTACTGCCGTCACTGCCAATACTAAACTAGGATTAGCTATATCCTATAATCCTGTGGCTGCGTTAGTAATCGATATTCGAGGGCAAGTTGCTTATGGTATTAATTATTTTGATAAATCTTATTTTGTGTATACTGGCACTCCCGCAGAAGAATATTTCAGCTTTGCTGACGAAACATCAGAGGATGAAGTAGAAAAGAATATAAAGGGACGTGTTAAAGCTGCTCTACGCCCAAGTCTAGGCGCCACTATTCGATACAAAGCATTTGGTATTGCTTATGACTATATTTCAGGCAAACTAAAATATGGATATTCTTCTAGTGATGGAAGTGGAGAAGAAAAATTTAAAATTAATAATTCGGAAATAAAGTTGAGTCTTAATTTTTAAACTATATAATTCCATTTTCAAATGCATATTTGATAAGTTCTGTGCTACTTTTTGTATTCGTTTTCTTTAAAATATTTTTTCTGTGTGTACGTATGGTGTGTTCGGATAAGTATAGTAATTTGGATATTTCCACACTGGAATGACCTTTTGCGATGAAGTCAATAATTTCTCTTTCACGTTTGGATAAGATTGTTTTGATCATGCTTGAACTGCTAAATTGGTCTAGTTTGTTTTGATATATCGTTTTATTATTTCCTAAACCAGAAATTGTAACTATATAATTATTATGAGTTGTAATAGCATTTAAATTGGTATGAATATTAATTGCATGTGCCATGACATCATTATTTGTAGGTTTAAATAATATAGCCTGATGATGAAAAAGTTGGTAAGATCCATCTTTCATTTTCATACGAAAACAATAACTTGCTTTAAAAGAAAAACGATTTTCAATTCCAATCTCTATTGCTTTATCAAAACACCATTGTTCTGCTGTTCTAACAAAAATTAAATCGTCTGGATGCATAAGATCCAATATTTCTCCAATTGTTTTTGGCAACTCTTTTAATCCATGTGTTGACAGGATATTGGGATGTATTTTATATAAAGATTGATCGGTAAAATTGATAGTAAAATAATAAAAATCTCCCACTGAAAAAATATTTGCAATTAAACTTTCAAGTGGGAAATTTAATTCTTCTTGATTATTTGCTATATGAATG from Rhizosphaericola mali includes:
- a CDS encoding LuxR C-terminal-related transcriptional regulator, which gives rise to MNPKKHLLMDIWNNHPDIHIANNQEELNFPLESLIANIFSVGDFYYFTINFTDQSLYKIHPNILSTHGLKELPKTIGEILDLMHPDDLIFVRTAEQWCFDKAIEIGIENRFSFKASYCFRMKMKDGSYQLFHHQAILFKPTNNDVMAHAINIHTNLNAITTHNNYIVTISGLGNNKTIYQNKLDQFSSSSMIKTILSKREREIIDFIAKGHSSVEISKLLYLSEHTIRTHRKNILKKTNTKSSTELIKYAFENGII